The following proteins are co-located in the Sulfurospirillum deleyianum DSM 6946 genome:
- a CDS encoding response regulator transcription factor has translation MQKKIKVLLIEDDVAAAKEVADFLDTVGFEVSVAETAVDGLSKLLSSSYELLLLDLSLPDFSGFEVIKQINNQNTIPIIVLSCHSDLEAKVKAFRFGVDDYLCKPFMLEELEVRMWAILKRCSMIKFEYSKTSLSVDYKNQTISLNGIPLSLTAIEYKILSFLIENKNRVVYRDVLAIHLSSLSSRQSLNYHIQNIRKKLGDNSKKPKFIITEYGTGYRLVM, from the coding sequence ATGCAGAAAAAAATTAAAGTTCTTTTGATTGAAGATGATGTGGCGGCCGCAAAGGAAGTTGCTGATTTTTTAGATACGGTGGGTTTTGAAGTTAGCGTTGCTGAGACTGCTGTTGATGGACTTTCTAAACTGCTTTCTTCATCGTATGAACTCCTACTGCTGGATCTTTCTTTGCCTGATTTTAGCGGGTTTGAGGTGATTAAACAGATTAACAATCAAAATACTATTCCTATTATTGTTTTAAGTTGTCATTCAGACCTTGAGGCAAAGGTAAAAGCGTTTCGTTTTGGGGTTGATGATTATTTGTGCAAGCCCTTTATGCTTGAAGAGTTAGAAGTGAGAATGTGGGCGATTTTAAAACGCTGTTCGATGATTAAGTTTGAATACTCTAAAACCAGTTTGAGTGTTGACTATAAAAATCAAACGATTTCTCTCAATGGCATTCCTCTCTCCCTTACTGCCATCGAATACAAAATACTCTCTTTCCTTATAGAGAATAAAAATAGGGTTGTTTATCGGGATGTTTTAGCGATACATCTTTCTTCTTTAAGTTCTCGCCAATCGCTTAATTACCACATTCAGAACATTCGAAAAAAGCTTGGGGATAACTCTAAAAAGCCAAAATTCATTATTACAGAGTACGGAACAGGATACCGTTTGGTTATGTAA